In the Betaproteobacteria bacterium genome, one interval contains:
- a CDS encoding IS3 family transposase has protein sequence MRQCELLDLSRSSVYYQPQPISAADLALMRRIDELHLAHPFFGSRRLARMLERAGVAVGRLHVATLMRLMGIEAIYRKKRTSI, from the coding sequence ATGCGCCAGTGCGAACTGCTCGATCTGTCCCGATCGAGCGTGTACTACCAACCTCAGCCGATCTCGGCCGCCGATCTGGCGCTCATGCGCCGCATCGACGAGCTGCATCTTGCCCACCCTTTCTTCGGCTCTCGCCGGCTCGCCCGCATGCTCGAGCGCGCGGGCGTAGCGGTCGGCCGGCTTCACGTCGCCACCCTCATGCGCCTGATGGGCATCGAGGCGATCTACCGCAAGAAACGAACCTCGATT